The Neodiprion virginianus isolate iyNeoVirg1 chromosome 5, iyNeoVirg1.1, whole genome shotgun sequence genome contains a region encoding:
- the LOC124305582 gene encoding uncharacterized protein LOC124305582, translating to MNPLTVAICTLACFILYNVIKVAVKLLKIGSFSDYTSKSDGPQGIPIIGLAYLFMGSAEATMKKIIDMGKTYPPSFQTSLGKIPIFVTGIPEQLKVVLLSSKTIEKNEFFDFARPWLGNGIFIAPASIWEVHRKLIQPSFNSIALKSFVEIFSAQTAILVKKMERHLDGPEFEIHKYLSLCTFDVICETAMGINLEAQTKENCDYGEAADKVIAGITKRSLSPWLYPDFIFYRTRLGKDQQKNIKFLHGFVDDVIRAKKERISQCTSQRESVGNKQDAANSLLNHREILIDNLIKLSNHNKILTDEMVREEVDTMMVAGSDTTTVVGSFVIMMLASQPGVQEKAYQELCDIFGGNAADDDNGEPPVTSEVLVRMTYMERVIKETMRLFPIGPLLFRKATDDLDLGNCTVPKGSTVALNIIAVHRNEKYWPDPLKFDPDRFLPERFAQQEPFSYLPFSGGPRNCIGSKYAMMLIKTFTTMILRRYVLAVDKATPVEDVRLKMEFMMRPAVPIAIRIKRRIRFLRSQVCPIWLERQNNIVTYLRVENDYTRRPLPRLANTKMDPLTAAICVVACFIFYNIINVAIQLLLIGPLSDYAPKSEGPRTLPFIGVAYLTLGGTEVTLKRILEVGKAYPPCFKTSIGNISIFVTVIPEQLKVLFLSSKTTEKNEFYDFGRPWLGDGLITASGSVWNVHRKLIQPSFNHMILKSYVNTFSAQSSIMAKKLERHLDGPEFQIHKYLSLCTLDVICETAMGIKLEAQTSESCDFGEVVENVISGVVKRITSPWLYPDFIFYRTQLGKEQQKNIKFLHEFSDNIIREKKKEIHKRMSQRESADNEQVADSSSTHFETLIDGLLKLSNDNKILTDKAVREQVDTMMTAGSDTSAITASFLMMMLASHPDVQEKAYQELTGIFGGDSAYDDSGELQITPEALSSMIYMERVIKETMRLFPVAPIIFRKLSDDLDLDQYTLLKGSTVALNIIGVHRSEKYWTDPLTFDPDRFLPERFANQRPFSYLPFSGGARNCIGSKYAMMFLKTIAATILWKYVIRQDNVIPDKDVRIKIEFLLRPVIPISVRIERRTRKHDFA from the exons ATGAATCCTTTGACGGTCGCGATTTGTACCTTGGCGTGCTTCATACTCTACAACGTTATCAAAGTGGCggtgaaacttttgaaaataggATCATTTTCCGATTACACGTCTAAGTCTGACGGACCGCAGGGTATACCTATCATAGGTCTTGCTTATCTCTTCATGGGCAGCGCTGAAG CTACTATGAAGAAAATCATTGATATGGGAAAAACATATCCTCCATCTTTTCAAACGTCATTGGGAAAAATTCCAATCTTCGTCACGGGTATTCCTGAACAATTGAAG GTTGTACTTCTCAGTTCAAAAACCATTGAGAAAAATGAGTTTTTCGACTTTGCGCGGCCTTGGCTGGGAAACGGAATATTCATAGCTCCTG cgTCAATATGGGAAGTGCACCGGAAACTGATACAGCCATCTTTCAATTCCATAGCCCTCAAGTCTTTCGTCGAAATATTTTCCGCCCAGACAGCCATACTGGTTAAAAAAATGGAACGTCACTTGGATGGACCAGAATTTGAAATACACAAATATCTTTCATTGTGTACGTTCGATGTCATTTGCG AAACGGCTATGGGTATAAATTTAGAAGCACAAACGAAAGAGAATTGTGACTACGGAGAGGCAGCGGACAA GGTCATCGCTGGTATAACCAAACGATCTCTCAGTCCCTGGCTGTACCCGGACTTCATTTTCTATCGTACGCGACTTGGCAAAGACCAACAGAAGAATATCAAATTTCTGCACGGGTTCGTTGACGAC GTAATACGGGCGAAGAAAGAACGAATAAGCCAGTGTACTAGCCAAAGAGAATCAGTTGGAAATAAACAAGATGCAG CCAACAGTTTGTTGAATCATCGCGAGATACTGATAGACAATCTTATAAAACTATCCAACCACAATAAGATTCTGACGGATGAAATGGTCCGGGAAGAGGTTGATACAATGATGGTGGCT GGCAGTGACACAACGACAGTGGTAGGATCCTTTGTGATTATGATGCTTGCTTCTCAACCAGGTGTGCAG GAAAAAGCGTACCAGGAATTGTGTGACATTTTTGGAGGAAATGCAGCGGACGATGATAATGGAGAACCACCCGTCACGTCAGAAGTCTTGGTGAGAATGACCTACATGGAAAGAGTGATCAAAGAAACTATGCGCTTGTTTCCAATTGGACCCTTACTTTTCCGAAAGGCGACGGATGATTTGGATTTAG GCAATTGTACTGTACCAAAAGGAAGTACGGTCGCTCTCAATATTATAGCAGTtcatagaaatgaaaaatactgGCCAGatcctttgaaatttgatcCGGACAGATTCCTACCTGAAAGATTTGCACAACAGGAACCATTCTCATACTTACCATTCAGTGGCGGTCCAAGAAATTGTATAG GATCGAAGTACGCTATGATGTTAATAAAGACATTCACAACGATGATTCTTCGAAGATACGTTTTAGCAGTGGATAAAGCGACACCAGTGGAAGATGTACGATTGAAGATGGAATTTATGATGAGGCCCGCGGTCCCAATCGCAATTAGGATCAAGAGACGCATA AGATTTTTGAGGAGCCAAGTATGCCCCATTTGGCTCGAGAGACAAAATAATATCGTTACATATTTACGTGTGGAGAACGATTATACCAG ACGTCCCTTACCGAGACTCGCGAATACCAAAATGGACCCTTTGACGGCAGCGATTTGTGTGGTGGCGTGCTTTATATTCTACAATATTATCAACGTTGCGATCCAGCTTTTGCTAATCGGACCTCTCTCTGATTATGCACCTAAATCAGAAGGGCCACGAACGTTGCCTTTTATAGGCGTCGCGTATCTAACGTTGGGCGGCACCGAAG TTACTTTGAAAAGGATCCTCGAAGTGGGAAAAGCGTATCCTCCATGTTTCAAAACCTCAATCGGCAATATTTCAATCTTCGTTACGGTTATTCCTGAACAACTGAAG GTACTGTTTCTCAGCTCAAAAACCACAGAAAAAAACGAGTTCTACGACTTCGGGCGGCCCTGGCTGGGAGATGGATTAATCACGGCTTCTG GGTCTGTATGGAACGTGCACCGGAAGCTGATTCAGCCATCTTTCAATCACATGATTCTGAAGTCTTATGTAAATACATTTTCCGCCCAGTCATCCATAATGGCCAAAAAACTGGAGCGGCACTTGGATGGGCCAGAATTTCAAATACATAAATACCTTTCACTGTGTACGTTGGACGTCATATGCG AAACGGCTATGGGTATAAAATTAGAGGCACAGACGAGCGAGAGTTGTGACTTCGGAGAGGTGGTAGAAAA CGTAATTTCAGGAGTGGTCAAACGGATTACCAGTCCCTGGCTGTATCCGGACTTTATTTTCTACCGAACGCAACTTGGCAAGGAACAACAGAAGAACATCAAGTTTCTGCATGAGTTTTCTGACAAT ATAAtacgagagaagaaaaaagaaattcacaaGCGTATGAGTCAAAGGGAATCAGCCGACAATGAACAAGTTGCAG ATAGCTCGTCGACACACTTTGAGACATTGATAGATGGTCTTCTGAAACTATCCAACGACAATAAGATCCTGACAGATAAAGCGGTCCGGGAACAAGTCGATACAATGATGACGGCT gGCAGTGACACATCTGCAATAACAGCATCCTTTTTGATGATGATGCTAGCTTCTCACCCAGATGTTCAG GAAAAAGCATACCAGGAATTGACTGGCATATTTGGAGGAGATTCAGCATACGATGACAGTGGAGAGTTACAGATCACGCCTGAAGCCTTGTCAAGCATGATATACATGGAAAGAGTGATCAAAGAAACTATGCGCCTCTTCCCAGTTGCACCTATAATCTTCCGGAAGCTGAGCGACGATTTGGATTTAG ATCAGTATACTCTGCTGAAAGGAAGTACGGTCGCTCTCAACATTATAGGAGTCCACAGAAGTGAAAAGTATTGGACAGATCCGTTAACATTCGACCCGGACAGATTCTTACCTGAAAGATTCGCGAACCAACGACCATTCTCCTACTTACCGTTCAGTGGCGGTGCAAGAAATTGTATCG GATCGAAGTACGCTATGATGTTCTTAAAGACAATTGCAGCAACGATTCTTTGGAAATACGTTATAAGACAGGATAACGTAATACCAGACAAAGATGTACGGATAAAGATAGAATTTCTGTTAAGACCCGTGATTCCTATCTCAGTAAGGATCGAGAGGCGCACACGGAAGCATGATTTTGCTTAA